The DNA region GGTCCGCGCGGATTCAGTCATCGTTTCACGAACAACGACCTACTCAGGTGCCAGTCCAGCCATTTGCCCATTCACCTACGGGACTGTCACCCGCTGTGGTCACGCTTTCCAACGTGTTCGGTTTGGGGGAATGGATCTGTGATGACTGGTCCTACAACCCCGAGACGCAAGCGTCTCGGTTTGGGCTGATCCCTGTTCGCTCGCCGCTACTGGGGGACTCGATGTCTCTTTCTCTTCCTCCAGGTACTGAGATGTTTCAGTTCCCTGGGTTCCCTCTCCTTGCGGAGTCCCTCTTGCGAGGGGGGTTTCCCCATTCGGACATCCCCGAGTCAACGCGTATCTCCAGCTCGTCGGGGCTTTTCGCAGGTAATCGCGTCCTTCATCGGCTCCAGTGCCAGGGCATCCACCGTGGACCCTTAGTATCTTGACCTGTCCATTCATTTCACACCACTCAGCCGACCACCGGACAAGTCCAGCGGGCGCCGTGGTGGCGTTCTATGTGCTTGTTCTCTCGCACACCTCTTCGCTTGTCATGCTCCGCGCCTCGCTTGAGGCTCGGAAAAGATACAGGGGAAGACACGACCTGTCAACTCCCCCCGCCTGGTTGTTTCTGAACCTCGCTCGACATGCGGGAAAAGCCGCACCCAGTCGGGGAAAGCACTGCCGCCTCGACCCGAGTGCATCATGGGGGCGTGACCTCGCGCTTCCTTTCCCTCTTCCGACTCATGCTGCCCGCCCTCCTGCCCTCCAGTCTGGTCGGATGTGGTCAAGGGGAGGCCGCGCAAGTTCGGCAGGTCACTACAGGCGGCACCCTCTACACCGTGGCGACGGTGGACCTGACGCGGGACCGCCTGGAGCTGCACTGGGTCAATCCCACCACGGGGCAGCCTTACGGAACGTTTCGGCAGGTCACGGCTCGGCTCGGCAAGAGCGGGCGGCGCGTGCTGTTCGCCACCAACAGTGGCATCTACGCGCCTGGACTGAAGCCGTTGGGCCTGCATGTGGAAGGAGGCCGGACGTTGGTGCCTCTCAACAATGCCCGCTCAGGCGGCAACTTCGCCCTGCTGCCGAACGGGGTGTTCTGGGTCAGGGGCAAGCAGGCGGGCGTCACGGAAACCCGGGCGTATCGCCGTGCGGACCTGCGGCCCACCTTTGCCAGCCAGTCCGGGCCACTGCTGGTCGAAAAGGGGCGGCTGCATCCGGCCTTCAACAAGAGCGGCACCAGCTTCAAGGTTCGCAGTGGCGTGGGCGTGTGCTCGGACGGGAGGGTGCGCTTCGTGGTGAGCGGTGCGCCCGTCAACTTCTACAGTTTTGCGGTGTTCTTCCGGGACACGCTGGGATGTCCGGACGCCCTCTATCTGGACGGCAGCATCAGCGCCTACGCAACGCCACAGACCGACACGCAGTTCGCAGAGTTCGCCGGAATCTGGACGGTCAGCCGTTAGGCAGCCGAAAGCCGCCCCCGAGGAGGCGGCCTGTGAAGGTGGGGGAGGTCAGTTGGCGACGGTCAGATCGACGGTGCTGAGGGGCTCGGCATTGGGGTCTTCCAGGGGGCGCACGTCATAGGTCACCTCGCCGGGACCGGGGCGGCTCTGGTAGCTCCAGCCGCAGGTGCTGTCGAGCAGAACCCGCTTGGTGCCCACGACCCGCTCGCCCCGGCGCACTGTCACGAGGTAACCCTCGCCCGCACCCACCCCACCGAAGCGGAAGGGCTCGCTCACCGTCTGGCCGTCGGAGATGCTGAGGCTGTAGGGCTCGTCGCAGGTGGCGGCGCTGGCGTTGGGATCGGCGGCAGCTACAGTCACCGCCACGCTGGCGAGTTCGGTGCCCGCCTCGTCCTGCGCGGCGTAGGTGTGGGCACCCTCGGCGGGGCTGGGCACGTCGAGGTTCCAGGTGCCGTCGTCCGCGACCGTGACGGACCCCAGGCTGGTGCCGT from Deinococcus sp. HSC-46F16 includes:
- a CDS encoding phosphodiester glycosidase family protein, with protein sequence MLPALLPSSLVGCGQGEAAQVRQVTTGGTLYTVATVDLTRDRLELHWVNPTTGQPYGTFRQVTARLGKSGRRVLFATNSGIYAPGLKPLGLHVEGGRTLVPLNNARSGGNFALLPNGVFWVRGKQAGVTETRAYRRADLRPTFASQSGPLLVEKGRLHPAFNKSGTSFKVRSGVGVCSDGRVRFVVSGAPVNFYSFAVFFRDTLGCPDALYLDGSISAYATPQTDTQFAEFAGIWTVSR